A region from the Pelecanus crispus isolate bPelCri1 chromosome 11, bPelCri1.pri, whole genome shotgun sequence genome encodes:
- the CHCHD10 gene encoding coiled-coil-helix-coiled-coil-helix domain-containing protein 10, mitochondrial → MARGGRSAGRHAAAPAPAPASPAPVPAAQPAQPGLMAQMASTAAGVAVGSAVGHVVGSALTGAFSGGGSSEPAKAAAPAQEPRQQPLYQQSPYGPCHYEMKQFLECATNQRDLTLCEGFNEALKQCKTSNGVSSLL, encoded by the exons ATGGCGCGCGGCGGCAGGAGCGCGGGGCGGCACGCGGcggcaccggccccggcccccgccag cccggccccggtgCCGGCGGCGCAGCCGGCGCAGCCCGGGCTGATGGCGCAGATGGCGAGCACGGCGGCGGGCGTGGCCGTGGGCTCCGCCGTGGGACACGTCGTGGGCAGCGCCCTCACCGGCGCCTTcagcggcggcggctcctccgAACCGGCCAAGGCGGCGGCTCCCGCCCAG gagcccaggcagcagcccctgTACCAGCAGTCGCCCTATGGACCCTGCCACTATGAGATGAAGCAGTTCCTGGAGTGTGCTACCAACCAGAGAGACCTGACCTTGTGCGAGGGCTTCAACGAGGCTCTGAAGCAGTGCAAGACTAGCAACG GTGTTTCTTCTCTCCTGTGA